One window from the genome of Perca flavescens isolate YP-PL-M2 chromosome 17, PFLA_1.0, whole genome shotgun sequence encodes:
- the tial1 gene encoding nucleolysin TIAR isoform X4 yields the protein MDDESYPKTLYVGNLSRDVTEILILQLFTQIGPCKSCKMITEHTSNDPYCFVEFFEHRDAAAALAAMNGRKILGKEVKVNWATTPSSQKKDTSNHFHVFVGDLSPEITTEDVKAAFAPFGKISDARVVKDMTTGKSKGYGFVSFYNKLVRLQCKNTD from the exons ATGGACGACGAAAGCTATCCCAAAACCTT GTATGTGGGGAACCTCTCCAGGGATGTAACAGAAATTTTGATTCTGCAACTCTTCACCCAGATTGGGCCTTGTAAAAGTTGTAAAATGATCACAGAG CATACAAGCAATGACCCCTATTGCTTTGTGGAGTTCTTTGAACACAGAGATGCTGCTGCAGCCCTTGCAGCCATGAACGGGAGGAAGATATTAGGAAAG GAGGTCAAAGTTAACTGGGCCACCACTCCAAGCAGCCAGAAGAAAGACACATCCA ATCACTTCCATGTTTTTGTGGGAGATTTGAGCCCTGAGATCACCACCGAAGATGTCAAGGCTGCATTTGCACCTTTTGGGAAAATCtc GGATGCCCGTGTTGTGAAGGACATGACGACAGGCAAATCAAAGGGGTATGGATTTGTGTCCTTCTACAACAAACTGGTAAGGCTCCAGTGCAAGAACACAGACTGA